The segment GCTGCCACCATTTCTTCACTCACAACAATGGCGCTTCTTGCACCACCAATCGATGACAACGCACCAACTGCTACATCGCAGGTCTTCAACTGCTTTGCTAAAATTTTCGGTTCAACAACGGAGGTCCACATACGATGACCAATCGCCGTTTGCATCCGCTTCAGCTTATAAATATTATTGTCAAACACTTTTACACTGCCGCCCATGGCCAATGCTGTACGTGCTGCATATTCACCCACAATACCGGCACCAATGATAATTACTTTTGTTGGAGGAATACCACTGATACCCCCCAGCAACACACCTTTGCCGCTATTGAAACTGCTGAGATACTGACCTGCTATCAACATCACAGCACTACCGGCAATTTCACTCATACTGCGAACAATGGGATTGTGTCCTGAATCATCTTTCAGATTTTCGAACGAGAGAGCAGTGATCTTTTTCTCCATCATCCCTTCGAGTATCTCCGGCTTCATCACCGCAAGATGGATAGGTGAGATAATCGTTTGGCCCGGTTTAAGGAGTTCAAGTTCCTGTTCACTTACGGGAGCCGATTTGATCAATATATCACATTGGTAAACTTCTTTGCGGTCGTAGGCAATTTTAGCACCTGCTTCGCTGTAATCTTTATCGCTGAAATGCGATCCTTCACCTGCAAGGTATTCGATCATCACCCTGTGACCGTTACTCACCAACACACTTACTGCTTCCGGTGTAAGGGCAATACGATTTTCCTGGAACATTTGTTCACGGGGAATACCGATGAACAACTGAGCACCTTTTGCTTTAATATCTAATTTTTCTTCTAATGTCTCGTAACTGAACGATGCACTCACTATTGGTTTTGATAACGCCATACAATCGCTGCCTGTTGGTTTTTTAGAAAGTACCCAAATTACAAAACTACTTTGGAACTTTAGCAGTTATTCTCCTTGTGTTTGCATCAATCACCTCAATTGAGAGATAGACAGTATCATCAGGAAACAGATCGGCTGCTTTGCCAGGCCATTCGACCAAACAAAGATCACCACTGTACAGCACATCTTCCACTCCTGCCTCGATGGCCTCTTCCTCATCTTTCATACGATACAGATCGAGATGACAGATCATTTTCCCATCAGACGATTGATATTGATTGATGATGGAGAAAGTGGGACTGCCAACAGCATCACGCACACCCAACACATCACACAAAGCATGAATAAAGGTTGTTTTTCCGCTACCCATGGGTGCTTCAAATGCCCACACTTTATACTGCTGCAATTGCTGCCACACTTGCGCCGCAGCCTCCCGTATGTTTTGTAATGAGAACGTTAGTTGCACTGTTAAAATGAATAGTGGTTGCAAAGATATTGATTGACGGGCTTTCGCTCCTGCCGTAACTTTGCAGTAGGAAATATTGATAAAAAATTATCAAGCTATTTTACCCAAAAGGACGATCATTTTTTATTGATTTAGTGCGTGACCAAAGGCTATTAAAAATGAACATATGGAAACAATGAATTGGAAAGTAGATGGAATGACCTGTGCCAATTGCGCCCTTACGATCAGCAAATATCTTGAGAAAGAAGGTTTGAAGAATGTGAAGGCTAATCCGGCAAGCGGCGAAGTATTGTTTGACCTTGTTGAAAATACAGATACAGCCAAACTCGAAGAAGGACTTGAATCATTAGGCTATCAAGTGGCAGAACGCAATGGTGTTTCTGCAAAACCTGTAGAAAAGAAAAAGATGAACAGGTTTCTTCGTTATGTACTACTCTGTGCTCCTTTTACATTGGTGTTAATGCTGCACATGTTTGAGAAAATAATCCACATTCATTGGTTGATGAATCCATGGGTACAGTTAGGTTTATGTATTCCGGTATATGTTATTGGTATGAGTTTCTTTGGCCGCAGTGCTTGGAAAAGTATCCGCAATGGTATGCCAAACATGAATGTATTGGTAGCAGTGGGTGCCACAGCAGCGTTTGTATATAGTTTGTATGGTACATTAACCGGTCAGGCAGAGCAATATTTGTTTTATGAAACTGCGGCTACCATCATTACGCTTGTGTTTCTCGGCAATTATTTAGAAGATGCTTCCGTTGAACAGACGCAACGTGCATTGAACAGTTTGGCAAAGAGCCAAAAAGTAATGGCGAATATGATCGCTTTTGATGATCAGCATCATGAGCAGATATTTCCTGTTGAAAACACAGTGCTGCATACTGGTGATCTTATTCTCATTAAAAGCGGCGAACAGATTCCAGCAGATTGTAAAATACTTTGGGGCGAAGCAACGGTGAATGAAGCCATCATTACAGGTGAAAGTTTACCGCTCACCAAAAAACAAAAAGATCAATTAATTGGTGGAAGTATTCTGGTTGATGGCACAGTAAAAGCGCAGGTTACTGCCACAGCAAAAGATTCTGTACTCTCAAATATTGTGAATCTTGTTAAACAGGCGCAGGGCGAAAAACCACCTGTACAACAATTGGCCGATAAGATCAGTGCCATCTTTGTTCCAATTGTGTTGGGTATTGCACTTGTAACACTCGCTGTTAACTGGATCGTTATAAAAGAATTTACACCTGCACTAATGCGCAGCATTGCAGTATTAGTGATCGCCTGTCCCTGTGCAATGGGTTTGGCAACGCCTGCAGCTATTGCAGTAGGTCTAGGTCGTGCGGCAAAGAATGGAGTGTTATTTCGTAATGCAAAAAGCCTGGAGTTGTTTAAAAACATTACGCAGGTTGTATTTGATAAAACAGGTACTTTAACTACTGGTAATTTTGTGTTGGCAGACTGGAAGATGGTCAATGATGAATGGTCAAAGGTGAATACGCAACATTCAGCTGTTAATGGTCAATTGGCAAATAGCTATGCTACTCATGGTGAGAGACTGCAAACGGCAGAGTCACTTACTCACCATTCATCACTCTCCATTGACGACACAGAATTCAAACGTATCGTTTACTCGCTTGAAAAATATTCGAATCATCCTATTGCAGCTTGCATTGCATCCTCATGGAAAACAAACAAAGATGAACGATGGGCTTCTATTGAAGAGATCAAAGGCTTTGGTATGAAAGCAGTGACAAAAGAAGGTGTTGAATGGATAGCTGGATCTTACAAAGCTGCAGCAGCTGAAACAAAAGATGAAACACATAATGTGTATGTGTTGAGAAATGGAAAATTAGTTGGATGGGTTGATGTAAAAGATGAAGTACGTGCAGAAGCAAAATCAATTGTGCAGTATCTCAAGAGCAAAAACATTAAAACTATTTTGCTCAGTGGCGATCGTCAAGCAAAGAGTGAGGCGATTGCAAAACAACTCGGCATTGATGAAGTAATTGCCGAACAGACACCCGAACAGAAATTAGAAGTAATTGAGCGGTTGAATAAAATAACTCCTACTGCCATGGTGGGCGATGGTATTAATGATGCACCGGCGTTGGCAAAGGCAACCATTGGTATTTCATTAAGCGAAGCATCACAGGTTGCCATGCAAACAGCCGATGTAGTTTTGATGAACCATGGATTAAAAAATCTGCCTTTATCTCTCGGGTTAGGTAAGCATACATTCATCACCATCAAACAGAATTTATTCTGGGCATTCTGTTATAACATCGTTGCCATTCCGGTTGCAGCATTCGGTTTATTAACTCCAACTTTCGGAGCATTGGTAATGGGGTTGAGCGATGTGGTGCTGGCGATCAACAGTGTGAGGTTGTTTGTGAAAAGAGTCGTGTAACTTCACTGCATTGATGCAAAATCTCTCTTCCATACTTCAACAATACTGGGGTTACTCTTCCTTTCGTCCGCTTCAACAGGAAATAATTGAATCGGTGTTAAGTGGAAAAGATACCCTTGCCTTATTACCAACCGGTGGCGGCAAAAGTATTTGTTACCAGGTACCTGCACTTGCAAAAGATGGATTATGCATTGTTATATCGCCGCTCATTGCATTAATGAAAGACCAGGTGGAAGCGCTTCATCGAAAAGATATCAGGGCCGCAGCGATCTATACCGGCATGCCTTTCCCGCAAGTGAAAGATATATTACAAATGGCAGTGAATGAGAAACTTAAATTTCTGTATGTATCCCCTGAGCGTTTAGAAACAAATCTCTTTCTTGAATATTTACCGGGAATGAATATTCAACTCATTGCAGTTGATGAAGCGCATTGTATTTCGCAATGGGGATATGATTTTCGTCCGTCGTATTTGAAGATTGTCAATTTTCGAAAAGAATTACCCGGTGTTCCTTTGCTTGCCGTAACAGCGTCAGCAACACCACACGTGCAGGATGATATCTGCAACAAATTACAATTCCGCAATCATCATATTTATAAAGGCTCCTTTCTTCGACCGAATGTTTCATTCAGTGTGTTTCGTGTTGAAAGCAGAATCAATAAAATATTGCAGATTCTGAATAATGTGCAGGGCTGTGCCATTGTTTATTGTAAGAGCAGGAAGATGACACAGGAAACAGCACAACTGCTACAACTGCATCATATTTCAGCAGACTATTATCATGCCGGCTTATCGAATGATGAACGCAGTAAACGACAGGAAGCATGGTTGAAGAATGAAACAAGAGTAATTGTATGCACCAATGCATTCGGGATGGGTATTGACAAACCTGATGTGCGTGTGGTAATCCATCATGATATGCCTGATTGTTTAGAGAACTATTACCAGGAAGCTGGCCGTGCAGGAAGGGATGGACAAAAATCATACGCTGTACTGTTGCATGAAGAAAAAGATCTCCATGAATTAAAAGGTTTATCGGCAATTCGCTTTCCTCCCGTTTCAGAAGTAAAAAGAGTGTACCAATGTTTGGTAAACTATTTACAATTGCCAAGTGGCAGTGGCGAATTACAATGGATAGAATTTGATCTGAATGATTTTATCAAAACATTCAAGCTGAATGTTTATACAGCCGTGTACGCATTAAAAACATTAGAACACGAAGGCTGGATCAATTATGCCGAACAGATTTTTCTACCTGCAAAAGTTGTCTTCACAGCAAGTAAACAGCGCCTGGCTGAGTTTGAACAACAGCATCCACAACTGGAGCCTGTTATGAAAGGCCTGTTACGTACTTACGGCGGCATCTTTGATATGGAATCATTCATATCAGAAAAACAATTAGTAACAATCCTGAAAACCGATCTCGATGCGACCAAACAGTCATTGTATCAGTTACATCAACATGGTATTATCAATTACAGTCCGCAGAAAGAGAAACCACAGTTACAGTTCTTAGAAAACCGTCCGGCAGTTGAAGACCTGTTCATTAACCCTGCACACCTCTTGCAAAGGAAAGAGCAGTTTGAACTTCGTGTCAACAAAATGCTGGACTATATAACAGATAGCAATACTTGCAGAAGTAAAATGATCGGCACTTATTTTGGCGACGCTGCCATTGGTAATTGCGGAGTGTGTGATACTTGTTTGCAGAAAAAAGGAAACGATCTTTCACCGGATGAATTTGAAAGCATCCGTTCTTTTTTAAAAGATAGAGCAGGCAATAACGGTTTAGTTGTAAAAGAACTCCTGACGAAAATGGGCAGTAAACAAAAAGATCGTGTGTGGAAAGTAATTGATCATTTGATAGCAGAAGAAAAAATAACTCTAACAAAAGAAGGATTAATGAAGTTCATATAAAAAACACGCTGCATGGCAGCGTGTTTTTATAATATCATCGATAATATCTAATTAACCACCTGTATAAATATCCCAGTTAAGATCAGCCTGTGGTTTAGGGAATTGCTTGAAGACAGCTCCTTGATCTGCCGCAACAGGAATTTCATTCATCCTGTCGTAACGGCGTGTATCTATCCAGCGATGACCCCAGGGTTCTGCCCAAAGTGAATAACGGCGTTGATACAGAATTTCAGTAATTAAAGCCGGCTGCGTTTGTGCGCCACCGTAGTTACCAATATTGGCTGCCGTGCGAATGATATTTATGGCATTCACTGCATCAGTAAACTGGTTTAGCTGTGCATGTGCTTCTGCTTTGATCAATATCAATTCCTCATTTTTAATAAACGGAATTGCTGTTGTGTTTGTTGACCAACGACGATCCTGGTGTGTGCCGAATAATGTACCTGCATCTGTTGATACACTTGCAGCAGTTGTACGTTGGAAAAACTTCGCAGCCACACGTGCATCATTAGCTGTGGCATCAGCAAGCATCGAAGGATGAACAACAATGATCGTGCTGATACTTGCATCCAATACATAAAACAAGGGATTGAAAATATCAGGAGCAGCACCATATGTATGTGCAGGACCGGCGCTTAAACTTCCGGTTAAGTTCATAAAAGATGCATTGGCTGCATCTAAAGCACCTTGCCAATCTTTCCGATAAATTGCAAGGCGTGCAGCGATTGCACGATTCACTTTTTTAATACCGTCAATATTGTTATAGCCACTCCATCCGGCAGTAAGACTAAACGGAAATGCAGTACCTGCTGCATTCAGATCAGCATAACCTTCATCAAGAACGGCTTTAATAGCTGTAAGTGCTTCCTGGTAAGGAACAAAATCACCAGGGTTTAATGGATCTTCAATATCAACACGAATACCATTATCATACAAAAAATTAGCAGGGATCATAAATTGATAACCCATGATGGTTTTTGCAAAGCCGGTTACAGCTTTCTTTTCCTGATCTGATAATGCGCCTGTATTCATTGCAGCATTGCGTAATACAATTGCCTGGCGAATGGCTTGATACGGAGTTGCGTAAGCTGCACCACCAGTTGCACCAAAACCAAAATAAGCAGCATCTGGTCGCCGTCCAGTCTGTCCTAACCAATCTGTTTGAAAACGTGGATCTGATGCATTGAAATACCAGATCTCCCTCCCAAAAGTTCCGAAGGCAGCCGTTACAGTAAACAAATAATCACGATGGCGTGATTCCAATCCTGTAATTAAAAACTGGATCTGCGCACGGGAAGCATTATTTGAAACGCTACCTACAGAAGGATTGTTGGGGTCTGCCACTTCATCAAGCTTCAACGGGTTACATCCAACCATTGAAAGAAGTGCAAGACCTCCAAGGAATGATTTTATGAATTTATATTTCATACGAATAGTTTAAAATTTTAGAAATCAAGATTTATGTGGAAGAAGATACGACGTGTTGTAGGATATGGAGCCACATCTACGTTACCGGCAATTGATTGTGCACCAAAGGTTGACGTTTCAGGATCGTAACCTTCATACTTTGTAAATAACAGAACATTATTTCCTGACGCACCAATCTTGATACGATCTACAAAACCATTGAACCATTTGTTTACATTCTTTTGCGGAACATTATAATACAATCCGATCTCTCTCATTTTAAAGAACGTTGCATCTTGTACCCAACGACCAGCATTGTTATAAGGAGCTGGTGGGCGCTGGCGTCCATTTGGTATACCATCTTTATCATCATCATCAAACCAACCTTCTGTTGTACCACCTGAATCAGTAAGGAAACTTGTAAGGTTAATATTATCACCACCATTTCTCCACTCCCACATCATACTGAAATCAAAATTTTTCAGGAAGGTTACCGTATTGAACCATGACATCGTGAACTTAGGTTGATTGTTTCCCCAAACTGTAAATACACCTGGTGTAATAGCAGGAGAACCCACAATCGTTAAAGGACTAACTCCTTCCTGTATCAGGAAGGTTCCCAAACCCGTTCCGAATGCTCCGGTTAAATAAGATGGGATGCCAAGTTTTTTTACAAGAACATCATTCTTCCACCACATTACACGTGAGAACCAACGAACATTTGATTTTTGAATAACTGTACCTGCCAATGCAAGCTCAATACCTTTGTTCTCTAATTCAGCCTCGTTACTTGGAGTTGTGTTTACACCAACTGCAGGAGAAAGATTCAGGTTCTGAATATTATTTGCAGTTGTTTTGATATAATACGTTGCTTCTAGTGAAACCCGGTTTTTAAACAACCCTGCATCAATACCAAATTCAATTTCACGTGCTGTTTCAGGACGAATACCTGTATTGCCAATTTGTGTTGATACTACCGAACCAAGTAACCCGCCAATATTTGTACCGTTCAATGGTGTAAATATTGAACCGAAGGCAACTGGTCCTGCTGTTTCACCATACGCAATACGTGGTTTCAATTGATTAATAAAACCAACATTCCAGAAATCAAAATTGGTAAGATTAATGGCGAGTGATGCTTTTGGAAATGCATACATTTTATTGATATCGCCATTAAGAGTTGACTTATCAAAACGAACTCCGGCTGTTGCAATGATCTTATCATCCCAGTTTACTTCTTCCTGTGCAAAAATGCCAGCTTCCTGAACACGGCTGTCGAATTGTTGATCGATCTGTTGAACGGTTGCCTGCTGCACATTTGTTTGCTTTGGTGCTAAGCCACGCCCACGAATAAAGAAAGAGTTGTAATCAAACTCAAGACGTACCAACCCAGCCTGTGTTGTAAAGCCAAACTTATTTACATTCACATTATGCACCAATGCAGCCTGGAAGTTTTTATTAAAACTTTCCTGGCGGCCATGCAACACATCACCGGGATTAGCTTGTGATCGTTGATATTGCAAGTCTTCAGGCAAATGGATCATTGTCTTGTTTTGTACAAAATCAATACCGCCTGTTACTTGTAATTTTAAACCGGAGTTTGCACGGTCAATAATTTCCCAGTTTAAAGTTCCGGATTGAATAAACCTGTTCACCAAAGAGTTATTGGTTGCCTTGTCTGTAACAGCTAAAGGATTTTCTCTTGGACCACCATAATCAACATCAGGATAAATACCTGCGGCGTTTGGACGCAGATCAAAGTAATTCGGAATGTAAGAAATATTATAACCGATAGATGCACCGGTATTATTTTGGTTTCCTGTAAAACCACGATCAGTATTTGATCTTACATAATTTGAATTAATAGAAAAATTTAATCGATTACTGATCTTGTGCTCAATATTAGCCCGTATAGAATACCGTTCGAAACCAGTTCTTCTTACTGTACCTTCTTCATTGGTGATAACACCTCCAACATAAAACTTTGTTTTATCGGTACCACCAGTTACAGTTAAGCGGGTGTTTGATAATGTTGCGGTATTGGCATAAAATATCTCTTCATAATCAAAAAACTGACCCGTGCTTTGCGCTTGCTGAAAGCGGGCCAATTCAGTTGCACGCTTTGTAGGATTTGTAAAGAAGAAATTAATTTTCGCAACACTCCAGTCGTCAGTTCCAACCAAACGTAAAGGACGTCCAAAGCCAATATCCTGACCAAAGCTGATGGCTGTTTTACCGCTTGATCCTTTTTTGGTTGTGATAATGATTACACCGGCATTGGCACGTGTGCCATAAATCGCTGCTGCCGAAGGTCCTTTCAATACTTCGATGTTCTGAATATCGGCAGGATTAATATCAGCTAAACGATTTGCTCCATCATCCTGTGCAGGTGCACCAGCTCCGGCTGCTGCCCCGGTTACAGTAGCACGACCTGTACGCTGAAATGAGTTGTTGATGTACACACCATCAAGAATGATCAATGGTTGTGATGCACCTACCAGTGAAGAAACACCACGTAGCTGTATAGATAATCCACCACCGGGAGCACCTCCATTCAGGCGAATGTTTGCACCCGGTACTTTACTGTACAATGCACCATCTGTTGTTTGGATCTGAGTTGTACCGGTTAACTCTTTTGAATTTATAGATGTAACCGCATTGGCGAGGTTACTCCGTTTTACTGATGTTGCCAAACCAGTTACAACTACTTCTTCAAGATTGAGTACATCTGTTTTTAATGCTACATCAAGTGCGGCACTTGTACTGGAGACATTGACAGATTGTGACATAAACCCAACCAATGAAATTACCAGCGTAACAGATTTGTTATCCGGGACTGCTAAACTGAAAGTGCCGTCTGTTCCAGTTACTGTACCAATCTTTGTTCCTTTGATTTGAACGCTTACGTTAGGTAAAGGTTCGTTCCGGGCCTCGTCAGTAATTTTTCCCTTAACAGTGTACTGGCTGAAGCCGGCAGTAGAGAATAGCAGGAACAGCAGCAGCTGTCCGAGCCTTTGCACAGATTTTCTCATGCGTAATTTGTTTTGATTTTAAAAAATAAAACCAACAACCGGATCAGCCGATAGATAAATAGCAAGCAATCGTTCCTCTGTCCACTGACCACAGGTTGTCAGTTTTCATTACAGAAAAATAGTAATTCCCACTTTACTCTAAAAACATTTTGCTTGTTTTTTTGAGAGGGAACTACCAATTTTATGGCTAAGACACAAGGCTTCTGAAAGTCGCTGCATGTACCTGAAGTGAGAAATGTAAACCAGCCGACAAACGCTGTAATTCTGTTTAAGAAAAGGTGTTTTTAGTAAGTAATATTTAAAACCAACCCGTCTTCTTTCTCCTCGTTGTTCTTCCGCCCAAACCCAATGCCCCCAATAAACTTCTTGTAATAATACTGGCAGCGGTACGGCCTACCTGTTTTACGGTTGGGTTATCAAAAAACGTTTCTTCTTTTTTAGCAGGCCGTTTCTTTTCTTCTTTTTCTTCAGCCCTTGCTTCTTCGGCTGCTTTTGTTTTTTCCGCTGCTTCTTCCAGTTTAGCCGTAATTATTTCATGTGCGCTTTCACTGTCTATGTTTTCTGCGTATTTCTTCACCAGTTTACTTTTGGTAACAAGTGAATCAACTTCGTTATCACTCAACACATCCATGCGACTGCGAGGTGCTACCAGCATAGTATGTACCAATGGTGTGGGAATACCTTTTTCATTCAACAGTGTAATAAACGCCTCGCCTATACCTAACTGTGTGAGTAATTCGTCTACATCATAATATTCTGTTTCGGGGTAATTCTCTGCGGCCTGTTTAATTACTTTTCTGTCGGCAGCTGTAAAGGCACGCAGCGCATGCTGCACTTTCAATCCTAACTGCGCCAATACACTTGCGGGTACATCCTGCGGATTTTGTGTGCAAAAGAAAATACCTACGCCTTTTGAACGAATAAGTTTGATTACTGTTTCGATCTGCTGCAACAATGCTTCATTTGCTTCCTGGAAAACAAGATGCGCTTCATCAATAAACAAAACAAGTTTGGGCTTATCCATGTCACCTTCTTCGGGCAGAGTTGCATATAACTCAGCTAATAAACTCAACATAAAGGTTGAGAAGAGTTTTGGCCTGTCCTGTAATTCCATTAAACGTAATATGCTGATCATACCTCTGCCATCATCACTGATACGCATCAGATCATCTACTTCAAAACTTGGTTCACCAAAAAATGCATCCGCACCCTGTTGCTGCAGTTCAATTACCTTCCGCAGAATGGTTCCCGTTGATGAAGTGGATATTTTACCATAATTTTTTTCAATGGTTGATTTCCCTTCATCACTGATATATTGAATGATCTTGATAAAATCTTTCAGATCAAGCAAAGGCATTTTGTTATCATCGCAAAACTTAAAGATCATCGCTACAATTCCCTGCTGCGTATCATTCAGTCCTAAAATCTTTGATAGCAAGATGGGGCCAAATTCACTCACGGTAGCCCGTAGCCGCACACCTTTCTTATCGTCACTCAATGTCATTAACTCAACAGGAAATGCAGATGCTTTATATTCTCCACCCATCAATTGAATCCGTTCCTCGATCTTTGGATTACTTGCACCTGCAGCAGCAATACCACTCAGATCACCTTTAATGTCCATCAATACTACAGGTATACTTGCATCACTCAATCCCTCTGCAATTACCTGCAATGTTTTCGTTTTACCGGTACCTGTTGCCCCTGCAATTAATCCATGACGGTTCATTGTTTTCAACGGAAGCAAAACCTCTGCTCCTTTTACTACTTCTTTATCATACATACCAACTCCTAAACGAAATGATTCACCTTTAAATGTATAGCCCTGTTGTGCCGCCTGTATGAATTGTTCTGTAGTTGCCATAATAAAAACTTTACGGAAAGATAAGCTATAGAATGAGATTGTATTACAACAAGATTACCTGTTTGTGGTATTGACAATCACTTTTGTAACTGATAGTTTTACGTCATCAATTTTCTCAGCAATCGTAAACGACGCTGCATTTATATGCGGCGTTTTTTATACCACTTACAGGTGGGTACCTTAAAGTGGTATTGTAAAAATAAAAATATGAAAATAGCTTTGCTTCACATTAATCATTAAACCTCAAATCACAAATCATGAACAAGTTTTTAATTGCAGTTATTGCAAGCAGTTTCATTTTTATTTCATGCAAAAAAGAAAGTTCTCCTGAAAAACCTTCAATTGTTGGCTTTTGGAAAGGCAAGTGGGGAAGTAGTGACGCTTATCCTACCTATGGCTATGCCGCACTATTTCGTTCAAACGGAACTGTTCGCATTTTCGACGGAGCGGATACCTCAACAGCTGCTAAAGCAGAAGGTATATATACAGTTTCCGGAACAACAGTAACAGCAACCTATACCTATGCTGGTTCGTCAAACTTATTGGCTGTTTCTGCAACGGTTGATTCAAAATTCACTTTTCTTGAAGGTAGTTGGGGTAATAGTCCAAGCAATACCAATGGAGGAAAATGGTTCCTGAATAAAAAATAATCTCTGGTTTCGATAGTAGTTATACGGCATCCTGTTTTTACAGGATGCTTTTTTAGTTATAACTCTTCCTCACGTTCCAGCATAAGA is part of the Lacibacter sediminis genome and harbors:
- a CDS encoding alanine dehydrogenase, whose amino-acid sequence is MALSKPIVSASFSYETLEEKLDIKAKGAQLFIGIPREQMFQENRIALTPEAVSVLVSNGHRVMIEYLAGEGSHFSDKDYSEAGAKIAYDRKEVYQCDILIKSAPVSEQELELLKPGQTIISPIHLAVMKPEILEGMMEKKITALSFENLKDDSGHNPIVRSMSEIAGSAVMLIAGQYLSSFNSGKGVLLGGISGIPPTKVIIIGAGIVGEYAARTALAMGGSVKVFDNNIYKLKRMQTAIGHRMWTSVVEPKILAKQLKTCDVAVGALSSIGGARSAIVVSEEMVAAMRPGSVIVDVSIDRGGCFETSEVTSHESPIFIKHGVIHYCVPNIPSGFARTASTAISNVLMPLLLEIADEGGLEKLLWHKLNIRNGIYLFKGSLTNFYLSQRFDLKYTDLNLLIASRG
- the tsaE gene encoding tRNA (adenosine(37)-N6)-threonylcarbamoyltransferase complex ATPase subunit type 1 TsaE, whose amino-acid sequence is MQPLFILTVQLTFSLQNIREAAAQVWQQLQQYKVWAFEAPMGSGKTTFIHALCDVLGVRDAVGSPTFSIINQYQSSDGKMICHLDLYRMKDEEEAIEAGVEDVLYSGDLCLVEWPGKAADLFPDDTVYLSIEVIDANTRRITAKVPK
- a CDS encoding heavy metal translocating P-type ATPase, which gives rise to METMNWKVDGMTCANCALTISKYLEKEGLKNVKANPASGEVLFDLVENTDTAKLEEGLESLGYQVAERNGVSAKPVEKKKMNRFLRYVLLCAPFTLVLMLHMFEKIIHIHWLMNPWVQLGLCIPVYVIGMSFFGRSAWKSIRNGMPNMNVLVAVGATAAFVYSLYGTLTGQAEQYLFYETAATIITLVFLGNYLEDASVEQTQRALNSLAKSQKVMANMIAFDDQHHEQIFPVENTVLHTGDLILIKSGEQIPADCKILWGEATVNEAIITGESLPLTKKQKDQLIGGSILVDGTVKAQVTATAKDSVLSNIVNLVKQAQGEKPPVQQLADKISAIFVPIVLGIALVTLAVNWIVIKEFTPALMRSIAVLVIACPCAMGLATPAAIAVGLGRAAKNGVLFRNAKSLELFKNITQVVFDKTGTLTTGNFVLADWKMVNDEWSKVNTQHSAVNGQLANSYATHGERLQTAESLTHHSSLSIDDTEFKRIVYSLEKYSNHPIAACIASSWKTNKDERWASIEEIKGFGMKAVTKEGVEWIAGSYKAAAAETKDETHNVYVLRNGKLVGWVDVKDEVRAEAKSIVQYLKSKNIKTILLSGDRQAKSEAIAKQLGIDEVIAEQTPEQKLEVIERLNKITPTAMVGDGINDAPALAKATIGISLSEASQVAMQTADVVLMNHGLKNLPLSLGLGKHTFITIKQNLFWAFCYNIVAIPVAAFGLLTPTFGALVMGLSDVVLAINSVRLFVKRVV
- a CDS encoding RecQ family ATP-dependent DNA helicase; amino-acid sequence: MQNLSSILQQYWGYSSFRPLQQEIIESVLSGKDTLALLPTGGGKSICYQVPALAKDGLCIVISPLIALMKDQVEALHRKDIRAAAIYTGMPFPQVKDILQMAVNEKLKFLYVSPERLETNLFLEYLPGMNIQLIAVDEAHCISQWGYDFRPSYLKIVNFRKELPGVPLLAVTASATPHVQDDICNKLQFRNHHIYKGSFLRPNVSFSVFRVESRINKILQILNNVQGCAIVYCKSRKMTQETAQLLQLHHISADYYHAGLSNDERSKRQEAWLKNETRVIVCTNAFGMGIDKPDVRVVIHHDMPDCLENYYQEAGRAGRDGQKSYAVLLHEEKDLHELKGLSAIRFPPVSEVKRVYQCLVNYLQLPSGSGELQWIEFDLNDFIKTFKLNVYTAVYALKTLEHEGWINYAEQIFLPAKVVFTASKQRLAEFEQQHPQLEPVMKGLLRTYGGIFDMESFISEKQLVTILKTDLDATKQSLYQLHQHGIINYSPQKEKPQLQFLENRPAVEDLFINPAHLLQRKEQFELRVNKMLDYITDSNTCRSKMIGTYFGDAAIGNCGVCDTCLQKKGNDLSPDEFESIRSFLKDRAGNNGLVVKELLTKMGSKQKDRVWKVIDHLIAEEKITLTKEGLMKFI
- a CDS encoding RagB/SusD family nutrient uptake outer membrane protein produces the protein MKYKFIKSFLGGLALLSMVGCNPLKLDEVADPNNPSVGSVSNNASRAQIQFLITGLESRHRDYLFTVTAAFGTFGREIWYFNASDPRFQTDWLGQTGRRPDAAYFGFGATGGAAYATPYQAIRQAIVLRNAAMNTGALSDQEKKAVTGFAKTIMGYQFMIPANFLYDNGIRVDIEDPLNPGDFVPYQEALTAIKAVLDEGYADLNAAGTAFPFSLTAGWSGYNNIDGIKKVNRAIAARLAIYRKDWQGALDAANASFMNLTGSLSAGPAHTYGAAPDIFNPLFYVLDASISTIIVVHPSMLADATANDARVAAKFFQRTTAASVSTDAGTLFGTHQDRRWSTNTTAIPFIKNEELILIKAEAHAQLNQFTDAVNAINIIRTAANIGNYGGAQTQPALITEILYQRRYSLWAEPWGHRWIDTRRYDRMNEIPVAADQGAVFKQFPKPQADLNWDIYTGG